One Bacillota bacterium genomic region harbors:
- the atpF gene encoding F0F1 ATP synthase subunit B, protein MLDIFVERILFVMVNFLVLVVILRALLMKPVSEFMEKRRQAIADDIDTARANKEKSEALLAEHQAMLDKGREEARTIIEDAERRGEARRQEIIEAANKEAEAMLARANTEIERSRDKAVEQLRQEVVTLSVLMAQKILGRQVESDDQRQLFQAVVRELDESYAKYSS, encoded by the coding sequence GTGCTGGATATTTTTGTCGAAAGAATATTATTTGTTATGGTTAACTTCCTGGTACTGGTAGTAATTCTCCGCGCGCTGTTGATGAAGCCAGTTAGCGAATTTATGGAGAAACGGCGTCAGGCAATTGCTGATGACATTGATACTGCCCGTGCCAACAAGGAAAAATCCGAGGCGCTGCTGGCAGAGCACCAGGCAATGCTGGACAAGGGTCGGGAGGAAGCCAGAACAATTATCGAAGATGCTGAGCGCCGTGGCGAGGCACGTCGCCAGGAAATCATTGAAGCTGCCAACAAAGAAGCGGAGGCGATGTTGGCCCGGGCAAATACAGAAATTGAACGCAGCCGTGACAAAGCAGTGGAACAGCTGCGACAGGAAGTGGTTACCCTTTCAGTGCTGATGGCTCAGAAGATTCTGGGGCGTCAGGTGGAAAGCGATGATCAACGCCAATTGTTCCAGGCGGTTGTGAGAGAATTGGATGAGTCCTATGCAAAGTACAGTAGCTAA
- the atpB gene encoding F0F1 ATP synthase subunit A encodes MEDLFDGPSIVFEFYGFQITETMLNIWLVMAVLIVLALLLRRNLELYPGKVQNVVEMVVEAFEGLVTSTMGDSRKDFMPYMAALFLFIGLSNMMGLLGLMPPTADVNTTIGLALLTFILIHYSGFRNKGFGHIRGLAQPVFLFLPINIISELAKPVSLAFRLFGNILGGTIIMAMITGAIALFVPVVPSLYFDVFSGLLQSFIFVMLTMVFITLAIE; translated from the coding sequence ATGGAAGATCTCTTTGATGGCCCCAGTATAGTTTTTGAGTTTTATGGTTTCCAGATAACAGAGACTATGTTAAATATCTGGCTTGTAATGGCGGTGTTGATTGTGCTGGCGCTGCTCCTGCGACGAAACCTGGAACTTTACCCTGGTAAGGTGCAGAATGTCGTTGAGATGGTGGTTGAGGCATTTGAAGGCTTGGTGACATCCACCATGGGCGACAGTCGCAAGGACTTTATGCCTTACATGGCCGCTTTGTTTCTCTTTATCGGCTTGTCCAATATGATGGGGCTTTTAGGATTGATGCCGCCAACCGCGGACGTCAATACAACGATTGGACTTGCCTTGTTGACATTTATCCTAATTCATTACTCTGGATTCCGTAACAAAGGGTTCGGACATATCCGGGGGTTGGCACAACCTGTGTTCTTGTTTTTACCGATAAACATAATCAGCGAGCTGGCCAAGCCCGTTTCGCTGGCCTTTCGTTTGTTTGGCAATATTTTAGGCGGTACAATTATTATGGCGATGATTACCGGGGCAATTGCCTTGTTTGTGCCGGTAGTGCCGAGCCTGTATTTTGATGTTTTTTCTGGCCTGCTACAGTCGTTTATTTTCGTGATGCTGACAATGGTATTTATTACTTTAGCGATAGAATAA
- a CDS encoding ATP synthase subunit I: MVDFSQIDSVGVKGVDIVAAKVRQIIGRTTLLALTLAVFALIFSRGSAALGVLIGAIISVLNFRLLANKTRQVLENTNPGAAQVQAFVGYLVRYLLYAGVLYVVSLNPEVDFFAAIVGILLVKAVIIIEAIAVSVRQATAKLLSARWERGD, encoded by the coding sequence ATGGTCGACTTTTCGCAAATTGATTCCGTGGGAGTGAAGGGTGTGGACATTGTTGCCGCCAAAGTCAGGCAAATAATCGGACGCACAACGCTGCTCGCGTTGACATTGGCTGTTTTTGCCCTGATCTTCAGTCGAGGTTCTGCTGCCCTAGGCGTTCTCATCGGAGCAATTATCTCAGTCCTGAATTTTCGCCTGTTGGCGAATAAAACCAGGCAGGTTCTGGAAAACACCAATCCCGGCGCTGCTCAGGTTCAGGCTTTTGTCGGTTACCTGGTGCGTTATCTGCTTTATGCCGGGGTTTTATATGTTGTGAGTCTTAATCCAGAAGTGGATTTTTTTGCTGCAATTGTGGGGATACTGCTTGTAAAAGCGGTAATAATCATAGAAGCGATTGCCGTATCCGTTCGGCAGGCGACAGCTAAACTGCTGTCCGCCCGGTGGGAAAGGGGGGATTGA
- the atpE gene encoding ATP synthase F0 subunit C — protein MTVAAFAALGAGIAMIAGIGAGIGQGYAAGKGVEAVGRQPEARGPITLTMLLGQAVAETTGIYALLIAFVLIGLVNGLI, from the coding sequence ATGACAGTTGCTGCATTTGCTGCTTTGGGCGCCGGGATAGCTATGATTGCTGGTATTGGCGCTGGGATTGGCCAGGGTTACGCCGCCGGCAAGGGTGTTGAAGCCGTTGGCCGTCAGCCGGAGGCCCGGGGCCCAATTACGCTGACAATGCTCCTGGGTCAGGCTGTTGCTGAGACCACTGGGATTTACGCGCTTTTGATTGCCTTTGTCCTGATTGGCCTAGTAAACGGTCTGATTTAA
- a CDS encoding F0F1 ATP synthase subunit alpha gives MQIRPEEISAILRKQIESYQDDLDVSEMGTVVYVGDGIARIHGLEKAMVNELLEFPNNTFGMALNLEQDNVGAVILGDYAHIKEGDTVRRTGRIAQVPVGDALVGRVVNALGIPIDGKGPVQTEETRPVESPAPGVVSRQSVNEPLHTGLKALDSMVPIGRGQRELIIGDRGTGKTAIAVDTILNQKDTDVYCIYVAIGQKNSTVAGVVNTLTEAGAMDYTSVVVATASEPAPMLYIAPYAGCAMGEHFLYNGRHVLVIYDDLTKQAAAYREMSLLLRRPPGREAYPGDVFYLHSRLLERAAKLSDKEGGGSLTALPIIETQAGDISAYIPTNVISITDGQIFLESDLFFAGFRPAINVGRSVSRVGSSAQIKAMRKVAGRLRLDLAQFRELEAFAQFGSDLDKATQARINRGQKVSEVLKQSQYEPLPIQNQVMIIYAAINGHLDDVENENISRFEQEFYRFVEQTYPELGPDIAFSKQLSEESENQLKQAIKEFKERFV, from the coding sequence ATGCAAATTAGACCTGAAGAAATCAGCGCAATCTTGCGTAAACAAATTGAAAGTTACCAAGATGATTTAGATGTATCAGAGATGGGAACCGTGGTTTATGTTGGCGATGGTATTGCCCGTATCCACGGCTTGGAGAAGGCGATGGTCAATGAACTGTTAGAGTTTCCCAACAATACCTTTGGCATGGCCCTAAACCTGGAACAGGATAATGTCGGGGCCGTTATTCTTGGTGATTACGCGCATATCAAGGAAGGCGACACAGTGCGCCGCACCGGGAGAATTGCTCAGGTGCCGGTTGGTGACGCTTTGGTTGGGCGTGTGGTCAATGCCCTGGGAATACCTATCGACGGCAAAGGACCGGTACAGACAGAAGAGACACGGCCGGTGGAAAGTCCCGCCCCTGGCGTGGTCAGCCGGCAGTCAGTCAACGAGCCACTGCATACCGGGCTCAAGGCGTTGGACTCGATGGTTCCCATCGGGCGTGGACAGCGGGAGTTGATCATCGGCGACCGCGGGACCGGTAAAACTGCAATCGCTGTTGACACTATCCTCAATCAAAAGGACACCGATGTATATTGCATTTACGTAGCCATTGGTCAGAAGAACTCCACAGTGGCTGGAGTTGTAAACACTCTGACTGAGGCGGGGGCGATGGATTATACCTCCGTTGTCGTGGCAACGGCCAGTGAACCGGCGCCGATGTTGTACATAGCGCCCTATGCCGGCTGTGCCATGGGCGAGCATTTCTTATACAACGGCCGGCATGTGCTGGTAATATATGATGATCTCACAAAGCAGGCGGCCGCATACCGGGAAATGTCTCTGCTTTTGCGTCGCCCGCCTGGTCGCGAAGCCTACCCCGGTGATGTATTTTACTTGCACTCTCGGCTATTGGAACGGGCTGCTAAGCTCAGTGATAAGGAAGGCGGCGGGTCGCTGACTGCGCTGCCGATTATCGAAACCCAGGCCGGCGACATATCAGCATACATTCCCACCAACGTAATTTCTATTACCGACGGACAGATTTTCTTGGAGAGTGACTTGTTTTTTGCCGGATTCCGACCGGCGATTAATGTTGGCCGCTCGGTTTCCCGGGTTGGTAGCAGCGCTCAGATTAAGGCGATGCGTAAGGTCGCCGGTCGCTTGCGCCTGGATTTGGCCCAATTCCGCGAGCTGGAGGCCTTTGCCCAGTTCGGTTCTGACCTGGATAAAGCGACCCAGGCCCGTATCAACCGGGGCCAAAAGGTATCTGAAGTGTTAAAACAAAGCCAGTATGAGCCGCTGCCGATTCAAAACCAGGTAATGATTATCTACGCCGCAATTAACGGCCATCTCGATGATGTTGAAAACGAAAACATCAGTCGCTTCGAGCAGGAGTTTTATCGGTTTGTTGAACAAACATATCCCGAACTGGGTCCGGATATCGCTTTCAGCAAGCAACTTTCCGAGGAAAGCGAAAACCAGCTCAAACAAGCAATTAAAGAGTTTAAAGAACGCTTCGTATAA
- a CDS encoding AtpZ/AtpI family protein, translating to MKRSEWVEILRYLSLITWVGIVMVVSIYFGWWLGGRLAAWLGGSFWTIIGFLLGVAAGGVTLWSTFRKLIPWE from the coding sequence ATGAAGCGCTCTGAGTGGGTTGAGATACTCCGTTACCTGTCTTTGATAACCTGGGTTGGGATTGTGATGGTTGTCTCCATTTATTTTGGCTGGTGGCTGGGGGGACGTCTGGCTGCGTGGCTGGGGGGCAGTTTCTGGACAATTATCGGTTTTTTGCTTGGAGTAGCTGCCGGCGGGGTCACTTTATGGTCGACTTTTCGCAAATTGATTCCGTGGGAGTGA
- the atpH gene encoding ATP synthase F1 subunit delta, giving the protein MSPMQSTVAKRYAQALFELARDKKLELEPQMAAVAAIWNAEPLLSRVLTDPRWPVERKKSVLHSLAEQLNLDTYLLNTLNLLLDKGRIGHLPAVAAQYRILDDLHNRRIRAQCRSATALDEQQQEQLKAKLASLTGAREIELSVVIDPDLVAGFVVNIEGKIIDGSLKGRLERMGRKLAQPSHGS; this is encoded by the coding sequence ATGAGTCCTATGCAAAGTACAGTAGCTAAGCGGTACGCCCAGGCTTTATTTGAACTGGCCCGGGATAAGAAGCTGGAGCTAGAACCCCAAATGGCAGCGGTTGCCGCAATCTGGAATGCTGAACCGTTACTGAGCCGGGTGTTAACTGATCCACGTTGGCCGGTGGAACGCAAAAAAAGTGTTCTGCACAGCTTGGCAGAGCAGTTAAACTTAGACACCTATTTGCTCAACACGCTTAATTTGCTTCTGGATAAAGGCCGAATCGGCCACTTGCCGGCAGTTGCTGCCCAATACAGGATTCTTGATGATCTGCACAATCGGAGAATCCGCGCCCAGTGCCGTTCGGCCACTGCTTTGGACGAGCAACAACAGGAACAGTTAAAGGCCAAGTTGGCGTCACTTACCGGTGCCCGGGAAATTGAACTTTCGGTAGTTATCGACCCTGATTTGGTGGCGGGTTTTGTTGTAAACATCGAGGGTAAAATTATTGATGGCAGCCTGAAGGGCCGCCTTGAACGTATGGGTCGTAAATTGGCCCAACCAAGCCACGGAAGTTGA